GCTAGAGAGATCCGAAGGAAAAAGGTAGGTCAAATATCCCCACCCATGCAACTTAGGGCTGTCTGCCCAGTAGTGTTCCCCATGAAGCCTGTCCAAACATTCGTCAGGCAACAACAGCTCCTGGGCCATGTGTGGGACACCGAGACAACCAGACATacacccctccccctttctctcagGGCTCCACCACTCACTCTCGATGCCACTCGTATATTTGCTGGATGTTTCCAAACACAATCCTGTCACGGCCTCGAAGACTCTCCGGGACCCCCTGAGCAGCCATGGTGGCCATGTAACCCTGTGGGAAGTTTGGGGTGGGAGCATGGGTGTGTGGGGCCAGCCCTTGTGGGAACACCCCCTCTCCAGCAAGTCCAGGATGGAGAGCGGACTGGGAAGGTGGAACAGAGGAGCATCAAGGATATCTCTTAAAATTAGCCCTGGGCAGACGGAAAGGGTCAGGCCAGatctgggaagggaaaggggagttACCTCCACAATCTGCCCCAAGTCCTCCACGTACATTTTCTCTGTCTCTACCAGTTCACTGAGGACATACCTGGGAAGAAAGCAGGAGTGCGCATCCTTGATTTAGCTGTGTCCTCCCTCCTGGACTAGAAGTCCCTTCCTTACCACAGCTAACCTCAGAGGAAATTCCAATTCTCAAACCTAAAATGTGAGGGACGTTTCCTCTGGAAGTTGTGCAGTGGCAGGAGGGGAGCGAGGTTATAGGGACACTTACATACTCCTTTCCAGAgccttctttttctgttcctcttcACTCTCAGGGGCTTGGGACAAAGTCTCTTCCTCAGGtggctgaaagaaaagaacatccGAGAGTAAACAAATGGATGCCTTTTGGGTAAGGGGAACCACTCCAGACCATTTCCTCAGACCTTCGTCTTATCTCCAGGGCCCTCCAACAGTGTGGTCAGCAGGGTCAATTCTGGCAGCTCCTCTCCTGTGGCTAGAGCTGGTTCCAGCATCCAGTTCTAGGGGCCAAGGTCAAGTGCCAGAGGTCAGGGACAGTAGCTGTGTCTGTCCACTGACCAGTGACCCTCAACCTATTCTCTCTCCCAGTGTCCTTCAGGGATGTCCTACATTCTGTGATGCTCCCTGCTTACCTCATATGGTCCAGCCTGGCTACTGTCTGCTTCGGTTTCCACATTGAGACAATGTTTGGAGTGATCCAACCATCTTCTCAGGCCACCGACGGGCCCTGGAGGGCCcggggagcaggggccagagcTGAGGCCAGAGGTGGGGCCAGAGGGGGCAGCCAGGCCCGAGGCACCTGAAGCTGAGATACTCCCCTCACTGCCAGCAATGGAATAGGATTctaatggggtggggaggaacaaAAGGGGTGACAGCTATTCCTCCAGCTCCAGACTCAGGATCTTTAGAAGCTCCCAGAGCCTCCCCTCTATCACGCTCAGCCCCTTTTCCCCAGGCTCTCTCTTGCCATCCTCATTTGAGTTGGCCCAGACAGAAGATTTCACCAGGGCACCCTTGAAAGGAAGGAGAGTAAATATCTGGCTTCCCAGGCTTCGACCCCAGTTACATGTGGAGGTTCCCCCCATCCTGAGCATGGCATagatatgggggtgggggcggccatCTGGGCAGACACTGGAAGCGGGGGTGCAGGGTGGCCATCTGTTCTCttacaaccctcccccttcccgtGGGTACAGACCATTTTCTGAGAAGGGGGGTATGAGGAGCTAAGAGCCCATCTGCCGCccccagacccctcctccacaaaCTGTAGTAATcactataataaaaagaaaagacttctGCAGCCCACCTCCCCAACATGCACAAACCCAACAGAGGGGGCAAGCGGGGAGTGCGTCAGGGGGCTCTCTGGCCTGGGCtcagggagaggagcagggatTTTTGAGAAAGCGTCTGGTAGACCCCTTCATTCCTCAGCCCTCCATCCCCCTGTCCCTGTTCAGAGCTGAAGTAGATTCTCAGCAAAAGGGTTTGAGGGAAGATGCGGTTCTAGGCCTAAAAGGATTGTGGATGGGTCCTCCAGATACCCACTTAACTACAAGAaagccctgccccttccccaatTTCCTTAACTAGTTAGAAATTGGCAGGCAGAAGGGATCTTAGAGATCATCTATTAAGTGTTTCCTGGAAAACACAGGTACAGTCTCCAGCTTCTAAATCCCTAAGGCCAGGGCAAACAGAAATCCTGAACCCTCAGCCCGCCCCCCATTCAACACTGAGCCCTGGAGACCTCACACTCACCACGTCCCCCCCGGGCGATGCAGCAGCCGCATTTTGCCAGCACTTTTCGGATCACATGGGGACAGGCACAGCGACCCCCCTTGTGCCCCCCGCGCATGGCGCCCGGGGCCCCCCGAACCCCCCGCCCGAGCCGGCCATGCAGGGGGAAtcacggggggcggggcggggtggggaccaCGCAGGGCGCACACCCCCCCTCCCTCCTACCCCCGCTCCAGgctgggggagcgggggagggagggaccgaGGAGGGGGCGTCCAGGGGTAGGCGGAAGTCTAGtctgggagagggctgggggctcTGCGGGGAGGGCGGCGCGCGGCCGGGCCGCGGATCTGGGCGGGGAGGGTTTCCGGAACCCTGTCGGTGCGGGGCCCAGGGTCCAGATGtccagcggggaggggaggggtgatggGGGAGACTGGGCCGGGATGTGGCAGCCGCTCCAGCTCCGTCTCCGGCCTCTCGGGTTGGGGGTGGTTCTAGGCCCGGGCAGGGGAGAAGGCGGGGGCTGACTCCCCGAGTTCACGGGCGCTGCGCGGGTTCCGGCCGAGCGGCGAGCCGAATAACAGGCTCGGCCGCGGTGCCGCTGCGGGGAGGGGCTTCTGCGGCCCAGCTCCGCCCTCTCCCTCCGGTTCCCCCTTTCGCCAGCGCCGGGTTCCCGCCccaatcccccctcccccaggcaccaCAGCGTTCCCACTCCACGTCCCCAACGCCTCCGCCCCTCCTCCGCgtcctgggctccccagccccggTTCCCCCTCCTAACAGCATCGCGGGCTCTGACTgcggagggctggggtggggattAAGTCCAGCGGTGGGGGCTGCCCGGGTCGCCCCTCCGCCGCTGCGGTGGAGAAGGGCGCGGTGGACGCGGCCTTGGCCTGTGCGAAGATGTCCTGGGGTTGGGACCATCCCTACCCGCGCAGGGGTGGACCAGGCCCCTCAGTAAGGGTGCGTGAATGGGGAACACAGCCCAGATGCAGCCCTCTCACCGGACCCTTCTTTCCTCCAGGCCCGGGGACTCCAGCCGAGGCTAAGCACCAATTAAGGCGAAGTCCCGGAGCCTGGGCTGGcgaggggccaggggtggggcgcGGGGACACTCCGCCTGCGGGGGCTCGAGGCCGGCTGCGTGGGGGACACACAGCAGACTAGAGGGCAAGAAGAAGCGTGGAGGTCTCAACGATTAAATGGGTCTCATGCAAATTAAATGTGCACCTTTATGCCCataagagcatttaaaaaaaaataattcgcCACTTTGCGCAGGATGGCAAACCGAGCCCCACCCCACCGCCAGCTTCTTACCGGGCTGCAGAGCCCAAGCGGGGACCTCACGTTCACgctcccctctctgacccccctCCGTACAGGCAGTCTCTGGCTCGGTCCCCTCCGGCCCCAGGGGGCTTCTCTCGGGGGGCTGTGGGGATAGAATGATTGTAAGGAATCCGCCCTTCACGCCCAGCCTTgaccttccccctctcccctgctgtCAAAAAATCCACATTGTTATCAAAGGGTCGCCAAGACTGGAGTGGAGGGAACGGTTCACCCAGAACGTGGCTGTGGCCCTCTTAATGGGACTCCTGGATTCCTGAGAGTGCCCCGCAAAATTTCTTTTTCCGTGTGATTGAGTTGTGGAGTGCAGCCCTCCTGAAGCCCCCTAAACACCGCCGAACCCCACCATACTCGCCCTTTCTTACCCCCTCCTGCCCGGGCAGGGCGCATGCGCGCAGCATGCCCCCCATGACCCCCAGTATCCGGTCAGTGCGGCCAGGGGCGGGGCGGTCCGGGGGCTTCATGCTGGACCCCTACTCAGCTCCAAGTTTCAGGGCTGAGGGGCACGGAAGCTGAGGGGCTCTGAGGCCTGCGTGCGTCCGGGGAGTTGCTGCTGACGAATccgccccctgcccggccccgcccctaCTCCCACCCTAGCCAAACTTTTCAAAAGGGGTAGGGTTGTTCCTCCCTGCAACCGTAGCTCAACAACAAACCCCTTAATCCCGATTCCAGTGTGAAGTGTGACCCGGGGCTTCGCAGGGTCATCGTGGCTCGCACAAGGTACAGGCTGttcccccaggccctgtgcaggCTTAGAGACTGGGGAGGCCCCCGGGGGTTTTCTAATCactgcccccttccccttctcagcaggtcctgctccccacccaaccccccctGGTTCACAGAACAGAATGGGTGTGGCATAGAGTtgcatattttactttatttttattaagttaaaaGCTACAGTTTGGCGGTGGTTCCAGAACAGGGTAAGGAGGCTCCTTATTGGGTACAGAGAAGAGCAGGAGAAGACAGAcggacagaaacagagacaggaaAGGGCAAGGTTAACGTAGATGGGGAATTGGTTCTGAGTAACACAGCGCGGGCTCCATGGGGGCTCACACCCGCTAGAATCCCCCTCCCCTGCACTGAAGTTCAGCAGTGGAGATgtactggggggtgggggggttcaagaccccttcccctccccactcaggtCCTTTCTCAGCTTAGTCACTGGCGCACAGCACATACCAGAAAAAGCCAAGGGCAATGGAGGGGGCAGGAAGACTGGGAGTATGtacaggggaggagggaggcagagcctgAGGAACAGCCTCTGTCAGAAGGGAGCGGCTCACACTGCACTGAAGCACTTGGCCTGCGGGGGACAGAGAAAGGGATGGCCCCCTCCCTCTTTGAACTCCTTCCCCAGTCAGACAGGTCCCCGACTGTGTGGTATGGggggcagaaggagaaaaggacagAGGCTTCTGTTGGGTCCTAGTGGAGGAGAACGGCAGGGGCCTTGGCAAAGGGGATGTCCTTCAATCGTCTGTGATACCCTTGGCTCTCAGCTCCTCTTGCACCCGGGTCAGGTAGGTGGGGTCCGGGTACCCAAACCTGGGAGCAAAGAGAAATGAGGGTCAGGGTTAGCTGTTGGGCCTTACTCACATTACCCCCAGGCTCACACTCATCTGGGGACCCCCTTGCGGCCCCTCTCGCCCCTCCCCTAATGTCATCCAAGCACAGAGAAAGGGATTGCCCCCTCCCTCTTTGAACCCCAATTCTGCTTATTTTTAGTAGGTTAAGCTGGGCACATCAGGACCAGGTTAAATGTAGGAGACACTGGGACAGGAGAGATGGTTGAATAGTTTGGGCTGGTCCTCTCCAGTTAGGAGGCTCCCAGAGAAAGGGGGTTGATGTTATTCCCTCAGTGGAAATGGACAGAAGGGGAGGAGCTGAGTAAAGGGAAATGAAGGAGTGTCCCACAGCTGGGGTCCCCCTGTGCAGCTGGTCTTGTGGTGGATGTCGTTCCAGGTGATGACATTCGGTCTCCCTGTGGTCATGGACGTGCCAATAGTGAAGGTGAGACGCTGGTCAAACGCCTTTCGGAACAGGGTCAGCACCTTGTTGCCCTCGGGGCAGTCTGGGAGGTAGGCCACCCGTGTGGTGCCAGGGTACCGAACTCCTGGGTTTGGGTGTtcagcctgggaggagggggaggcaaagTGGGCAGTGAGCAGCTGGGCACGGTAAGGTCATGATGCCAATGGAGGGTCACCCTGGCCAGCCTTCTGTCTGCACACCCAGCTGATGCTGACAGGGCAGCGACAGGCTGACGGCCTTTCAGGCCAGGAGAGACTGGAGGGTCTGGGCAGCAGGAGCCTGTTTCTGGACAAAGTCCTTACTGTTAAGAGGTTCCTTCTCCTGGGCACAATCCCTAAGTTTCAACTCAGTAGCAAACAGATGCTCAGAAGTGATGGAAGGTGGCTGGTCCTTACTCCCCAGATAACTCAGCAGAAGTGTGAAGACAGAATGATCTATCTTTCACCTTCTCTTCTCTACCTGAAAACACTCCCAGTGCTGCATCCACTGTCTAACCTGTTCCATTTTCCTATTGCTCTTCTTCAGagcttcctcctcctgctgcaaAGCAGAACTGGAAATTACTCTTTGTCAAGCAGAAGGGCACCCGTGGGCCCTTGACCACTCCCACTGTAACCTTACACTGTCACCAGGGTTCTCCTCTCTCATATATCTGGAATGGAGTTCCACTGCCAGTTCTGTTAGACGGGTTAGATCCCTTCCTGCTGTGCCTGCCTGCGCCTGAGCCACCATCTCTGCAGAATTGGAAATTGCATTCAATTCCTTTCTCCGATACCTGACTTTCATGAGTGCCTTAGGGTTGTAGGGATGGAAAACCTGGGCCTTCAGGGGACCTCCTAGCTTCAGAGCATTGAGTGTGAAGACATACAGCAAAAGGCATGCAGTGGAAACAGCAAAACTGTATCACATCTGACAAACACACTCACCCTCCTCAGCTTTCATAGgtcagaggaggagctgggggagggagaaaacacAGGGTAAGGGCAGGCAGCAGTCTGCTTACCCCCTGGACACCGGGCGGGAAGACATACTGGATGACGATGGTGCCGTATTTCTCATAGCTGGGCAGTAGGAGTGTGGAGTCCTTAGAGACCAGCATCCGCCCATTCTGGGGCTGGTTgcccaccagctgcccatagAAGCGGCCACACATGGGGCAGGCCTTTTTCACCTGCAGGGCCCGGGTGATGCAGCCTTCACAGAAAGAGTGCCGGCACTTCTCCAACGTCTTGGCATTCTGGATCTCCCCCAGACAGATGGGGCAGGTACTCTCTtgctcttctgcctcctcccgaaggcggggagggagaggagggggcaggggaggaggaggtgggggaagaccccgtgcccctgggggcaggagtggggctgCTCTGAGAGGGGGTGGGCCTGGGCGGTGCAGCTCAGggtgttcccccccaccccccaaagccaGGCAGCCCATAAGCTCCCCCTGCCTCTGAGCTTTCTTCAGCTCTTTCTCCGCCTCTTTTAGCAGCCCCTTAAGAGCCTTCCGGGCCAGGTAGAGCCCAttgggaggggccgggggagggcccTGTGGGGAAAGCTGGAGAACATAGATGTCAGAAGTTTCGCCATCTATGAGGATGGACACACGGTGCTCCTCCCGAAGCCGGGCCAGCCGGGCTGGGGTCTCCTTGCTCAGGAAGTCCCACACAGGCTTGGAGACAGTCACTTTGGTCTTGCAGGTGCCTCCACAGGCTGCCATTCTGGACAGGACGAACGACACTGCCCCCAGGGTGAAAGGCACTCAGGGTTGGGGGGTCCCCGTTTGACAAACATCAGTGCCTCCTACTTCAGGTTTCTTTCCAACTTTATATTACCTCTGTTCTCTGAAAGTCCAACACCCAACTAACTCCTTCCCCaagttcattttctctctcctcttctctttcaaacCCCAGCACCAACTGAAGAGTAAGAAAGTTTCTACAACATTCTCATCTAAACCAAGCATCATTCTTGGTTCTCCTTCCACTCCCCCCAGGGTCACAGCAAcaacctgcccctccccactgtggATGAAAACTGGGTTCTgtaaaaggggtggggggagactttTGGACCCTCCTTTTTGCTCACTTTGATCCTGAAGAGCTTAGAAATGGCATGCAGGCTCTCTTTCTGTCCCTGCTCCCTACTTGTAGGTGGTGTGACCTGGTGGGCAGACACGAAAAGGAGGGAAAGTGAGAAACCCCTTGCTCCGTTCCCACATGCCCCAACCCAGCAACCCACATAATACAGATGAGAACCTGAATGTAAATTACTCAGAATGGGATTACTTGGAACACAGATTGGAGGAAACCAATTTAAAGGTGAAAGCTGCGGTTCCCTCAGGATACAGGTACCTTGAAAGCCCATGGACGATGACAGCGGCAGAAATCCCTCTATTCCACACTCAGCTGACCAGGActaggggaagagggagggtagAAAGTTATGATGACGAATGTTACCATCCTCCCCAATCAgcccataaaaaaaagaaaaactcctcttccatttcctctcctctcctgcagaATCCCATCCCCCTAGCCTCTTCCCAAGTTGTTAAAGAAGGAATTTCAACATGccaacttttctcttttctccctcagcTCTGAGGCTCTCAGGAAAGTCTAGGGAACAGATAAGAGAAGTGAGGAAGGGAAAGCCCACACATATGGAGGTCCTCCTTGCCACTTCCCTCAGATCACAGGGACAAGAATAGTTCCTATGTTCCCCCACTCCTCATTCTGCTCCACATTCCCACGGAATTTAGCCCGTTTTGCTGGGGGGCCTTCCTAGAGAATCCGCCCCCTGTCTCCAGCTGAAGTCTGTCTGGAACGCAAACTAAGTGGCAGCAGCCCCTACAATAAAGTTCTCACTGCCACCTTTTAAAGCCAGCACACCAAGTGCAAGCCTGTCAGCAACCTAGGCTGTATTTAGGAGGGGTGGGGCTCTGCTGGAGGAGTCTGATGTTCCCCTAAGTCTCGCCATGCTCAACTGCAGAGGTGTCCCTCCAGCACCCCGGAAGGCAGCTCAAATAGACAGAGGGGCTGTCAGCGTGACCTCAATCCCTGGACTGATCCTAAAGGGAGCAGCTCTCAGTTTTTGCCTTCATCGCAGTCCCCTCAAGGCCAGATGCATCTTGAGATTCAGAAAGTGAAACTGGAACCCTGGAGCCTCAGCTCTCACCGTCTGTCCAGGTgaaacacccctcccccagcccacccatcgGAAGGAACCCAGGACCTAGGTGCTCTTAGCTCCAAGTCCTGCCCGCACAGAAAAGGGAGGCGGGGCCACAGCTTATGCTGGGTCTCTGATTCCTCTGGGGCAACCCAGGCTGGACACCGGGTCAGTCCCTCCCTCCGGACAGGGGCTGGCAGCCGGGAAGGACAAGGGTCCCCGGGGGCATCCACCGAGGCTgcttcacccctccccccacgaCCTCCTGCAAGACACAACCCGGAACCagctccccactcctcccctctcGCAAAGCCCCCAAAGCTCCACCACTGGGTGCGGGTGCATGTCGCACGATCCCTGTCCCCAGAACCTCTAAATGGAGGCCAAGGCTGGAGGATGACAGAAAGAGGCTCCTCGGGGTAAAGGGGGCCCCGGCGCCGCGCACGCACGGGGGAaggaggcggaggagggggcGCAGGGGCAGCGGGAGAGCGCGTAAGGGGTGCGAGCGGGGTCCGGGGGGCGCGCGGTGGGTGTGGGGGGCGCCGGGCTCACCTACCTCTCGTCAGCGCCGCCATTGCCGATCACATGACTGAGGCTGTTGCTGGGATGACGGCCTGGGCCTTAGCAACAAGGGGGGGAGACCCCGAGaaggtggcgggggcgggggtgatTGTGAAGGGGGTGCAAACTGAGGGAAACAGCCGACTGCACCCCCCCAGGCGCCAATCACCGTCCCCCCTCAACCTTCCATCCTggagcccctgcctgcccccccaaACAAAAATGGAGGCTCCGTCCCAGTCTTTGCAGGGAGTGGCGTCGTGGAACTGGGGGTAGGAGGTTAAATCCCTTCCAGACGCCACCCTGCTCGCCACCCGCTCCCGGgaccctctcccttttcttccccgGCCAGCTGCGTGGCAGCTACAGGagctggtggtggtgggtgggcggGCTAGGAGGAGTGTCGGTCCAGGTGGATGGGGAAGACAGAGCAAATTGCTGTGATCCTTATGCTAGAAGGGCCTTCGAGGAATCATATGGGATAGAGAAAGGCactggatctaaaaaacaaacaaaccacaggACTGAACTATTTCAATCTCCTCCCTCATCTCTTGCCTTTTTCTAGATCACCTTCTGTGACCCTCACAACCGGCTCCCAGGGGGGTAAGCTGGTAAGTGCCTCTGATTGTTTTCTTTCCAGAGATACTGAGGCTGGTGCAAAAGGGGAAGAGAATACGTTTTTCAAAAATGCATTAGGGTGGGGGTAGTGTCAAGTCTGTGGTTCAAATAGAGTTAAAAActctcaaagggaaaaaaaaaaaaaggtctgctCAGTTTGCTTCCCACATCAGAGCAATCTCCACCCCTAGTCCAACTTGCTTCCCTGGGGCCACATCAAGCCAGGGTTTTCCACCAGCCAGACCTCTCAGTGCAGCAGCACCGGCTCTCCCAGACTGGCCACAACCtctgtccatcacccccttttcttCACTCCCCTTCTGGGCTGGCAGGTTTGGTCACTTTCTTCTTCACTTTCCCAGGACCCGTTGtactattcctgccctccagGCAGAGGACTTCTTTCCCAGGAAGCCTAGGAGAAAACTAAATTTCTTCTTTTAGCTAGTGAGCTGACACTCACTCTCCCCTTTACAGAGCTGGGGATGTGACCAAGCCTAGAACCCTGGAGGACAAGGGAGGGTCACAGCATCTCAGTTCTCCCTAACCTGGTACGGTTTAACTTCCACAAAGTTGGAGACTAAGTTCCCATTCCCATGCACAATCCTCAGAGCCTGAGTTCATTGCCATCTATCTAGAAACAAGCATCCTTAGTTAGAGGCCCACCTTAAAGATCAAAATTCTTCATCTGGTCCCTGAACCCATACGCACAGGCTTCTtcagaaaaggggaggaaaaaaagaggcattTCTGTGAAGGAATTTGGATTCGATAATTTAATTTCTATACAGCGACAGCAATGGGAGCAAATACACAAGACCTTTTGTAttagttaacaaaacaaaaaagatgaaagtcagaagcaacaaatgaagaCCA
The sequence above is a segment of the Phyllostomus discolor isolate MPI-MPIP mPhyDis1 chromosome 2, mPhyDis1.pri.v3, whole genome shotgun sequence genome. Coding sequences within it:
- the DTX3 gene encoding probable E3 ubiquitin-protein ligase DTX3 isoform X1, producing the protein MPFLSSSGSKMAACGGTCKTKVTVSKPVWDFLSKETPARLARLREEHRVSILIDGETSDIYVLQLSPQGPPPAPPNGLYLARKALKGLLKEAEKELKKAQRQGELMGCLALGGGGEHPELHRPGPPPLRAAPLLPPGARGLPPPPPPLPPPLPPRLREEAEEQESTCPICLGEIQNAKTLEKCRHSFCEGCITRALQVKKACPMCGRFYGQLVGNQPQNGRMLVSKDSTLLLPSYEKYGTIVIQYVFPPGVQGAEHPNPGVRYPGTTRVAYLPDCPEGNKVLTLFRKAFDQRLTFTIGTSMTTGRPNVITWNDIHHKTSCTGGPQLFGYPDPTYLTRVQEELRAKGITDD
- the DTX3 gene encoding probable E3 ubiquitin-protein ligase DTX3 isoform X2, with the protein product MSFVLSRMAACGGTCKTKVTVSKPVWDFLSKETPARLARLREEHRVSILIDGETSDIYVLQLSPQGPPPAPPNGLYLARKALKGLLKEAEKELKKAQRQGELMGCLALGGGGEHPELHRPGPPPLRAAPLLPPGARGLPPPPPPLPPPLPPRLREEAEEQESTCPICLGEIQNAKTLEKCRHSFCEGCITRALQVKKACPMCGRFYGQLVGNQPQNGRMLVSKDSTLLLPSYEKYGTIVIQYVFPPGVQGAEHPNPGVRYPGTTRVAYLPDCPEGNKVLTLFRKAFDQRLTFTIGTSMTTGRPNVITWNDIHHKTSCTGGPQLFGYPDPTYLTRVQEELRAKGITDD